In the Aggregatilinea lenta genome, GCTCGAACGGGCTGCCGATCGCCATCACTTCCTGGCCGACGAACACCTCGTCAGAGTCCGCCAGCGTCACCGGCTGCAGATCGATCAGTGTCGGATCGACCTGGATCACGGCCAGATCGGCATCGGGGTCGTGTCCCACCAGTTCGGCGGGCAGGATCGTGCCGTCGATGAACGTGACTTCGATGTTGTCCGCGTCGCCTGCGACGTGGTTATTGGTGACGATGTGGCCCTGCTCGTCGATGACGAAGCCGGTGCCGGTCCCGCCGCCCATCTGCCCAACCGTGACGGAGACGTTGACCACGGACTGGCTTACGCGCTGGTAAACATCAGCCGTACGCTGTTCTTCGGCGTTGGCACTGTACGGCGCACCTGACGCGAGCGGATCGAGGCGGTCGCCGCTCTGGGCCAGCACGCCCACCGCGCCGAGCAAAATCCCCAACACGAACACCAGCGATACGATCATCGCCAGTAATTTCTTAGACATAGTCCCACCTTGTTCCTTACTTATCCCATCGGAAGTGCACGGAGGATAACGTCCGGATGTTGCGAATTTGTAACGTATAAATGAGAGCAAATTAAGAAAAATGTGAGGGTTGACTCAGGTAGTCGCAGCCTGCCAGCCCGGTTGCAGGTCGCCTGTGATACGGTATAATCTGGGCGCTTCAACGGCTGTGTGTCCCCATAGTATGATGCGATAACAGATAGGGTGTATGGATGGAAATAACGTGGTACGGGCATAGCTGTTTTCGAATCACTGAGCGTGGACGCGCGACTGTAGTAACCGATCCCTTCGGGGAGAGCCTGGGTTATGAAGTGCCTAAGCTGAAGGCCGAGGTCGTGACGATCAGCCACGATTCGCCGGGGCACAACAACGTTGACATGGCGCGCGACTGCGAGCATGTCGTGAGCGGGCCGGGCGAGTATGAGGTCGGCGGCGTCTTTATCATCGGCGTGGCGACCTACAACCGCGAGATCGAGAACCCCCGCCTGAACGTGATTTACGTGCTGGACTTCGCGGGTCTGTCGGTGGCCCACCTGGGCGACCTGGACCACGTGCCGAACCAGTCGATGGTCGAGTCCCTGGGGCCAATCGACGTGGCGCTGGTGCCCGTCGGCGACGGCGGCGCGCTGTCGTCCAGCCAGGCGGCGGAAGTGATCAGCCTGCTGGAGCCGAGTATCGTCGTGCCGATGCACTTCCAAACCGAAGCGCTGCGCGGCATGACGCTGGACCCGGTCGACCGGTTCCTGAAAGAAATGGGCATCGACAGCATGCAGGCCGAGCCGGTCCTGAAGGTGACGGCGGGCGGCCTCCCCGAACAAACGCAGGTGGTCCTGCTCGATTACCGGCACTGATCGGGGCGATGCGCCAGTCTACTGAGGATGCCGCACACGGGGCGGCAGTCTAGGATAACGGGACGATGATCAAGCTTTTGCTGACATGGGACATCAAGCCGGGCCAGGACCAGGAATACTTCGAATTCATGGTCCGTGAGTTTGCGCCGGGCATCACCCGGCTTGGTCTGACGCCGACTGAAGCGTGGTTCGCCGTGTACGGGGAGTGCCCGCAAATCCTCATGGAAGGCATCACCGACGATCTGGCGGACATGCGCAAGATGTTGGCGAGCGACGAGTGGACCGCGCTGTACGACAAGCTGCTGAAGTACGTCGATAACTACGAGCAGAAGGTCGTGCGCGGGGCGCCGGGCTTCCAGTTGTAGCGTCCGGTAGAAGCGGAGAATCGAAAAGGCGGCCCGTGAAAGCACAGGCCGCCTTTTTTGTTTCGTTCAATGTGAGTGCGCCGCCAGGGTGGGGCGCAGTGTGTTACTTGCTGTCGGGCTTGGCCGCTTCAGAGCTGCCGCCGGACTTGGCCGGGGCTTCCGAGCCGCCGTCACTGCTCGACGGAGAAGACTTCTCGCCGCCGTCTTCCTTCTTGGGCGGTGTGGCGAGCGAATTGCGACCCTTGCTGTCGGTCACGTACCAACCCGATCCCTTGAACACAATTCCCACTGCCTGCGGGACGCGGTGCGTATGGCCGCCGCACTCCGGGCACTCGCTGATAGGCGCGTCGGAGAACTTCTGCCGCGCATCGAAGCGCACGCCGCACTCATCGCATTCATAGGTATAGACTGGCATAGATCACCTCGACACCTTTGTTTTCCACCCAAAGAGTATACTCGAATTGGAGGGCAGCGTAAAGGCGGATTGGTAAAAAATTGATAAGATTTACCCCACACCAACTGTTTGACTTTTGGCAGAATCAGCGTATTCTAGACATTAGTTGGATGCAGCAACAAATTTTAACGATTAAGCAAACTGTTTTTTAGCTTACTGAAGCTTGTTGTGATGAGCCACTTGACGACTTTGCCTCTGGCCCCCGCGCCGCTTCATTCCGCCGGACTGATTCCCGCCGTCTGGGCGTCGCTGCCCGGCTGCCGGTGGCGTCGGATGCTGGCGCGCCGCCGGGCAGAGCGTGCAGTGCTGCCCCAGGCACGTTCGCAAACAGCCGGCTTTTTGTCAATCGACCGCGTGCCGGTCCGATCACCTGAAAATGCTACGATGAGTTCTACTAAGAGGAGAGATTAGACGGTGAAACAACAAGTGACTTTAGGCGTCATCGTGGGCAATCGCGGGTTTTTCCCCAGCCATCTGGCCAAGAGCGGGCGCGCCACCATGCTGAAGGTTCTGGAAGAAGAGGGCATCCGCGCGATTGCGCTGAGCGAAGAAGCCACCGAAAATGGCAGCATCTTCACCTTGAGCGACTCGCATAAGTGCGCTGACCTGTTCCGCGCGCACCGTGACGAGATCGACGGCATCCTGGTGACGCTGCCCAACTTCGGCGAAGAAAGTGCCATCGCCAACGCGCTGCGCTTCGCCGAACTCGACGTGCCGGTGCTCATCCAGGCGTTCCCCGACGACCCGCAGAAGATGGACATCCAGAACCGCCGCGACAGCTTCTGCGGCAAGATGTCCTGCTGCAACAACCTGACCCAGTACGGCATCAAGTTCAGCCTGACGCGCAGCCACACGGTCGATCCCGAAAGCCAGGAGTTCCGCGAGGACTTGCAGTGGTTCGCGGGCGTCTGCCGCGTGGTCAATGGGCTGCGCCACGCTCGGTTCGGTATGCTGGGTGCGCGCCCGGTAGCGTTTAACACCGTGCGCTACAGTGAAAAGCTGCTGGAACGGTCGGGCATTACGGTCGGCA is a window encoding:
- a CDS encoding MBL fold metallo-hydrolase — its product is MEITWYGHSCFRITERGRATVVTDPFGESLGYEVPKLKAEVVTISHDSPGHNNVDMARDCEHVVSGPGEYEVGGVFIIGVATYNREIENPRLNVIYVLDFAGLSVAHLGDLDHVPNQSMVESLGPIDVALVPVGDGGALSSSQAAEVISLLEPSIVVPMHFQTEALRGMTLDPVDRFLKEMGIDSMQAEPVLKVTAGGLPEQTQVVLLDYRH
- a CDS encoding FmdB family zinc ribbon protein codes for the protein MPVYTYECDECGVRFDARQKFSDAPISECPECGGHTHRVPQAVGIVFKGSGWYVTDSKGRNSLATPPKKEDGGEKSSPSSSDGGSEAPAKSGGSSEAAKPDSK